A genomic stretch from Kineosporia corallincola includes:
- a CDS encoding MarR family winged helix-turn-helix transcriptional regulator gives MSEDTPWLSPAELYNWLHLTGALTALPNAIEQQLKRDSGLNFFEYSVLSGLSQAPGRAMKMSALAGSALGSQSRLSHAVTRLERAGWVQRRNCTQGARAVEAVLTDAGHAKIVEAAPAHVRQARRLVVDALTEQEFDQLRNALRKILLAASPDTVQLIDASLADGPEHPDAVSPCFLHRDRTDAPEHPDTLDAATGQEPQESR, from the coding sequence GTGAGTGAGGACACCCCCTGGCTGTCACCGGCCGAGCTCTACAACTGGCTGCACCTGACCGGCGCCCTCACCGCCCTGCCCAACGCCATCGAGCAGCAACTCAAACGCGACTCGGGCCTGAACTTCTTCGAATACTCCGTACTGTCCGGCCTCTCACAGGCCCCCGGCCGGGCCATGAAGATGTCAGCCCTGGCCGGCAGCGCCCTGGGCTCACAGTCCCGCCTGTCCCACGCCGTCACCCGGCTGGAACGCGCCGGATGGGTCCAGCGCCGCAACTGCACCCAGGGCGCACGAGCCGTCGAGGCCGTCCTGACCGACGCCGGCCACGCCAAGATCGTCGAGGCCGCACCCGCCCACGTCCGGCAGGCCCGCCGCCTGGTCGTCGACGCCCTCACCGAGCAGGAGTTCGACCAGCTCCGCAACGCACTGCGCAAGATCCTGCTGGCCGCGTCCCCCGACACCGTCCAGCTGATCGACGCCTCCCTCGCCGACGGCCCCGAACACCCCGACGCAGTGTCCCCGTGCTTCCTGCACCGCGACCGCACCGACGCCCCCGAACACCCCGACACCCTCGACGCCGCAACCGGGCAGGAACCCCAGGAGTCCAGGTAG
- a CDS encoding winged helix-turn-helix domain-containing protein, translating into MEFGIRVDDEARQVHGPHGTAALTAKECDLLLALMRSHGAVVTRHHLLTQVWNLPAGRPRGTARSLDVHIATLRAKLGASSGTGPGSARIDTVRGTGYRLVPAALEPRHS; encoded by the coding sequence GTGGAGTTCGGGATCCGGGTGGACGACGAGGCCCGCCAGGTGCACGGCCCGCACGGCACCGCGGCCCTGACCGCCAAGGAGTGCGACCTGCTACTGGCCCTGATGCGCAGCCACGGCGCGGTCGTGACCCGGCACCACCTCCTGACACAGGTGTGGAACCTGCCCGCGGGACGCCCCCGAGGAACCGCCCGCAGCCTCGACGTCCACATCGCCACCCTGCGCGCCAAACTCGGCGCCAGCAGCGGCACCGGACCCGGCAGCGCTCGCATCGACACCGTCCGCGGCACCGGGTACCGCCTCGTACCCGCCGCCCTGGAGCCACGCCACTCGTGA